From a single Lolium rigidum isolate FL_2022 chromosome 7, APGP_CSIRO_Lrig_0.1, whole genome shotgun sequence genomic region:
- the LOC124669649 gene encoding eukaryotic translation initiation factor 5A-3, with amino-acid sequence MSDSEHHFESKADSGASKTYPMQAGAIRKGGYIVIKNRPCKVVEVSTSKTGKHGHAKCHFVAIDIFNGKKLEDIVPSSHNCDVPHVDRTEYQLIDISEDGFVSLLTDSGDTKDDLKLPTDEAILNQLKTGFAEGKDLALTVMSSMGEEQINAIKDVGPR; translated from the exons ATGTCGGACTCCGAGCACCACTTCGAGTCCAAGGCCGACTCCGGGGCGTCCAAGACCTACCCGATGCAGGCCGGCGCCATCCGCAAGGGCGGCTACATCGTCATCAAGAACCGTCCCTGCAAG GTGGTTGAGGTTTCTACCTCGAAGACTGGTAAGCATGGTCATGCTAAGTGCCACTTTGTTGCCATAGATATATTCAATGGTAAAAAGCTTGAGGATATTGTTCCTTCATCCCATAACTGTGAT GTGCCACATGTGGACCGTACTGAATATCAGCTGATTGACATATCAGAGGATGGATTT GTGAGCCTTCTTACTGATAGTGGTGACACTAAGGATGATCTTAAACTCCCAACAGATGAGGCTATCCTGAACCAG CTCAAGACTGGATTTGCAGAGGGGAAGGATCTTGCATTGACGGTCATGTCGTCCATGGGGGAGGAGCAGATCAACGCGATTAAGGATGTTGGCCCCAGGTAA